One window of Papaver somniferum cultivar HN1 chromosome 9, ASM357369v1, whole genome shotgun sequence genomic DNA carries:
- the LOC113311404 gene encoding F-box/kelch-repeat protein At3g06240-like, with amino-acid sequence MSRSSIPEDIQEEILLRLPLKSILCFKSVCKSWNALLSSRKFIKDHLNLSTKNHHRNTKIMIGVYDYDYMHDADDIFYSIDYASTLCGAVLMNYPNDNNNNAITHTNRHLIVGSSNGLILLLASDSEKLFLWNPSTREYKEIIRAPAPEESLLSYGFDYDAKTDNYKLVGIATGQSDDDGELDNFSEVYLYIAGSWIRRQNIPYVYSDVTGGVLLNGVLHWLGEAVHWSGDTATREKTIISFDINTEKFIGLPLPEETMTYPEEIFDVQVLGDSLCLTSGVRDVRVDVWVMQNYGVRESWTKQFTISQKRMTEEPRLLKFYGSIKDSEILIQVGEHLGLYDQKNDSVRILNINGITDGNFFSESYVESLVSVSSGTYMGTTEKKQSKDAIEIQDSNSKKNTEVTMEEAADKEAKRKHNELLAESSSSSKRKRASYENKELDAVNSSLGDTLFVNV; translated from the coding sequence ATGTCAAGATCAAGTATTCCGGAAGACATCCAAGAAGAGATTCTATTAAGGTTACCATTGAAATCCATTTTATGTTTCAAGTCTGTATGCAAGAGCTGGAATGCATTACTTTCTAGCCGTAAGTTCATAAAGGATCACCTTAATCTCTCCACCAAAAACCACCATAGAAACACAAAAATTATGATTGGAGTCTATGATTATGATTATATGCACGATGccgatgatatattttattccaTAGATTATGCTTCAACACTATGCGGAGCTGTTCTTATGAATTACCCAAACGACAACAATAATAATGCTATAACTCATACTAATCGCCATTTAATTGTGGGGTCTTCCAATGGCTTGATTTTGTTATTGGCCTCTGATAGTGAAAAACTATTTCTTTGGAACCCATCAACAAGAGAGTACAAGGAAATTATAAGAGCACCGGCGCCCGAAGAAAGCCTCCTTTCATATGGTTTTGATTACGATGCCAAAACTGATAATTACAAGTTGGTAGGCATTGCAACTGGCCAGTCTGATGATGATGGCGAGCTTGACAATTTTTCTGAAGTTTATTTGTACATAGCTGGTTCATGGATTAGACGCCAAAACATCCCTTATGTGTATTCGGATGTTACTGGTGGTGTGCTTCTGAATGGTGTTCTTCATTGGTTAGGTGAAGCTGTACACTGGTCAGGTGATACGGCCACTCGTGAAAAAACTATAATCTCCTTTGATATTAACACTGAGAAGTTCATTGGTTTACCACTTCCTGAAGAAACTATGACATATCCAGAAGAGATATTTGATGTCCAAGTTCTGGGAGATTCCCTTTGCTTAACTTCTGGTGTCCGTGATGTTCGTGTTGATGTATGGGTTATGCAAAATTATGGAGTGAGAGAATCTTGGACAAAGCAATTCACCATTAGCCAAAAAAGAATGACTGAAGAGCCCCGATTGTTAAAGTTCTATGGCTCTATTAAAGATAGTGAGATTCTAATACAGGTTGGTGAACATCTCGGTTTATACGACCAAAAGAATGATAGTGTTAGGATCCTAAATATAAATGGCATAACTGATGGTAATTTTTTTTCGGAGAGTTACGTGGAGAGCTTAGTTTCGGTGAGTTCAGGTACTTATATGGGTACAACGGAAAAAAAACAGTCCAAGGATGCTATTGAAATTCAAGATTCTAACTCAAAGAAAAACACTGAAGTTACAATGGAAGAAGCTGCAGATAAAGAAGCGAAACGCAAGCATAATGAACTACTAGCTGAAAGTAGTAGCAGTTCTAAAAGAAAACGAGCATCTTATGAAAATAAAGAATTGGATGCCGTTAATTCTTCTCTTGGTGATACTTTATTTGTCAACGTATAA